From the Psilocybe cubensis strain MGC-MH-2018 chromosome 9, whole genome shotgun sequence genome, one window contains:
- a CDS encoding Purine-cytosine permease fcyB — protein sequence MSLKAQVKGSDPEKVVEVDVDKESSLNDKIWFSGLTRTLLTWGVESRGIAPVPLDERVGHPFSKIFFVWFSMNFNILSFSAGTLGPVVYGLGLRDSCLTILFFNLLCCFPPAYIGTWGPKLGMRQMIITRYSFGYYGVIVPCIMNLIGMIGFSILNCILGGQALASVSSHNLSWTVGIVVIAIISLLVSFCGYTVLNWYERVAWIPVLITYIITMGVGGKHLSNPPPPTPVTASAVLSFASTLAGFAVTYSSLSSDFTSYFPPKTSTWKLFLSAYLGFLIPIVSIQCLGAAVVSSVSNVPHWEEGYAGGNVGGLLQAILSPVGNFSKFLTLLLSLSVAANIAATFYSISINIQVFIPALIVVPRYVFSLVATAM from the exons ATGTCTTTGAAAGCTCAGGTCAAAGGATCGGATCCGGAAAAAGTCGTTGAGGTGGATGTCGACAAGGAGTCGTCCTTAAACGACAAAATTTGGTTCAGTGGGTTGACCAGGACTCTCTTGACATGGGGTGTCGAATCGAGAG GGATCGCTCCTGTGCCCTTGGACGAAAGAGTGGGGCACCCCTTTTCcaaaatattttttgtgtGGTTTTCGATGAACTTCAACATCCTTTC ATTCTCCGCCGGCACCCTTGGTCCAGTCGTTTATGGGTTGGGTCTCCGCGACTCATGTCTCACTATCCTGTTTTTCAACTTACTATGCTGTTTCCCTCCCGCTTACAT TGGAACTTGGGGTCCTAAATTGGGCATGCGACAGATGATTATCACTCGCTATTCGTTTGG TTACTATGGTGTTATCGTACCATGTATCATGAACCTGATAGGCATGATCGGGTTCTCTATCTTGAACTGCATATTAGGAGGGCAGGCGCTAGCGAGTGTCTCGAGCCACAACTTGAGTTGGAC TGTTGGCATCGTTGTGATTGCCATTATATCCTTGTTGGTGTCCTTCTGTGGTTATACCGTACTAAATTG GTATGAACGAGTGGCATGGATCCCAGTCTTAATCACGTATATCATCACGATGGGCGTTGGTGGAAAACACTTGTCaaacccaccaccacccactcCTGTTACTGCTTCCGCTGTTCTCAGCTTTGCATCGACACTGGCGGGTTTCGCTGTGACATATTCAAGCCTTAGCTCAGATTTTACCAGTTATTTCCCGCCTAAGACTTCAAC ATGGAAGCTTTTTCTCTCGGCATACCTGGGTTTCTTGATACCGATA GTTTCTATTCAGTGCCTAGGTGCAGCTGTCGTATCTTCGGTCTCCAACGTGCCTCACTGGGAAGAAGGATACGCAGGCGGTAACGTGGGAGGTTTGCTGCAAGCCATCCTCAGCCCCGTGGGTAACTTCTCAAAATTCCTTACCCTCTTATTGAGTCTTTCTGTGGCGGCGAACATCGCTGCTACATTCTATTCAATATCCATCAACATCCAAGTATTCATTCCGGCCCTCATTGTTGTACCGAGATATGTTTTCTCACTTGTGGCGACAGCTATGTGA
- a CDS encoding Purine-cytosine permease fcyB — protein sequence MSFEEKDPIPSAVVDVEHQNLSIASEEAGSDVHPSWKKRILSWGVEERGILPVPVEERTDVQFSKLFYVYFSSNYTILTLSLGTLGPVVFQLGVRDSCLVILFFGAFCSIFPAYYSTWGACLGMRQMTLSRYTFGYYGVIVPSILNLLGVIGFATLNCIVGGQALASVTNGHLSWTVGIVVFTAVSVIVSFFGYKFLHWFERYAWIPVVITTIIAVGVGWKHLGNPPPPVPVSAPSILGFAGTQAGFLITWSGFAADYGSYLQPEKSTWKIFWWSFFGIFVPNVITQSIGAAFAVAATSVPAWSDGFQGGGNVGGLIEAVFQPLGNFGKFLTVIMSLSVAPNLVSILYSASLNYQIIIPRLFVVPRYVFTILTAAIVLPISIVGAHRFDAAITNFLGLIGYWASVYVIELFIEHIWFRSNNFDNYDREVWNSPRRLPWGLGALGAGFLSFGLIIPCMSQVWFTGPIAKHTGDLGFEIALVISAILYPPIRWIEIKLMGHL from the exons ATGTCATTTGAGGAGAAAGACCCTATTCCTTCGGCTGTTGTCGATGTAGAACACCAGAACTTGTCTATTGCCAGTGAAGAGGCGGGCTCAGATGTCCATCCAAGTTGGAAGAAAAGGATTCTTAGCTGGGGAGTTGAAGAGCGGG GCATACTACCTGTCCCTGTTGAGGAACGTACGGATGTGCAATTCAGCAAACTTTTTTACGTTTACTTTTCTTCCAACTATACTATTCTCAC GCTCTCATTGGGAACATTGGGACCGGTTGTCTTTCAACTCGGTGTTCGAGATTCTTGTCTTgtcattcttttctttggggCTTTTTGTAGCATTTTTCCAGCATATTA TTCAACATGGGGTGCATGTCTAGGAATGCGACAGATGACACTTTCTCGATATACATTTGG GTACTACGGAGTGATTGTACCAAGTATCCTTAACTTGCTTGGCGTCATCGGCTTTGCTACATTAAACTGCATTGTGGGAGGGCAGGCTCTGGCTAGTGTAACAAACGGGCACCTGAGTTGGAC AGTAGGAATTGTCGTTTTCACAGCGGTATCTGTTATTGTATCGTTCTTTGGATACAAGTTCCTTCACTG GTTTGAACGATATGCGTGGATACCCGTAGTTATCACTACGATCATCGCAGTAGGCGTAGGCTGGAAACATCTGGGgaaccctcctcctcctgtcCCTGTATCCGCCCCGTCGATCTTGGGATTTGCGGGGACTCAGGCAGGCTTCCTTATAACTTGGTCGGGATTTGCTGCAGATTATGGGAGTTATCTTCAACCTGAAAAATCGAC GTGGAAAATCTTTTGGTGGTCTTTCTTTGGAATCTTCGTGCCTAAT GTCATAACGCAATCTATCGGTGCTGCCTTTGCCGTGGCCGCAACGTCAGTCCCTGCCTGGAGTGATGGATTCCAGGGCGGAGGCAACGTAGGTGGACTTATCGAAGCGGTTTTCCAACCTCTCGGAAACTTTGGAAAGTTTTTAACGGTCATAATGAGCCTTTCCGTGGCCCCGAACTTAGTTTCCATATTATATTCGGCATCTCTCAACTATCAAATAATTATTCCCCGGCTCTTCGTGGTTCCTCGCTATGTCTTCACTATTCTCACTGCAGCAAT TGTATTACCCATCTCCATCGTTGGTGCCCATAGGTTTGATGCCGCAATCACGAACTTCCTGGGATTGATCGGGTATTGGGCGTCTGTTTACGTTATTGAGCTCTTCATTGAACATATCTGGTTCCGCTCCAACAATTTTGACAACTACGACAGGGAAGTGTGGAACAGCCCCAGGCGCCTTCCATGGGGCTTAGGCGCGCTCGGTGCAGGGTTTCTGTCATTCGGGTTGATAATCCCTTGCATGAGTCAGGTGTGGTTTACAGGTCCTATTGCAAAGCATACAGGGGACCTAGGATTTGAGATTGCCCTTGTCATAAGCGCAATACTCTACCCTCCAATTCGGTGGATTGAAATCAAACTCATGGGACACTTGTAA
- a CDS encoding Acetyl-CoA hydrolase, with the protein MTAEELAPLFNIGWSGFTGVGYPKTVPTAIANHIEANNLQDDPATKKKFNLFVGASVGPEVEDRWARLNMIARRYPHQVGKDIAKGINAGRIEFADKHLSSASPFSDTPLTSIPNEPIVFPQDLTYGYYSLRRNHGDPSKPLDWAIIEATAITEEGGIVPGASVGATPEILQSAEKIIIEVNTRIPNLEGLHDINQSFLPPHRQPYTVSLRLSSPIIPITGQNSPEPRKAARVLSHLCTSAKHENRRVEPAGLGEALGTTTYTVHALVQLGSRVQLVSAAEGSGLGGGSRARREEMVVVVMSASGDIDVV; encoded by the exons ATGACCGCAGAAGAGTTGGCCCCTCTTTTCAAT ATTGGATGGTCTGGCTTCACGGGTGTTGGATACCCCAAGACCGTTCCAACT GCCATCGCAAACCATATAGAAGCGAACAACCTACAAGACGATCCTGCCACCAAGAAAAAGTTCAACCTTTTCGTAGGAGCCAGTGTTGGCCCTGAAGTGGAGGACAGATGGGCGAGACTCAATAT GATCGCGCGGCGGTACCCCCATCAGGTTGGAAAAGACATAGCAAAGGGAATCAATGCTGGAAGGATTGAGTTTGCAGATAAACACTTGTCCAGTGCGTCTCCTTTCTCCGACACCCCACTCACTTCCATTCCCAATGAACCAATAGTGTTCCCACAAGATCTCACATACGGCTACTACTCCCTCCGCCGCAATCACGGAGACCCATCCAAGCCTCTAGACTGGGCCATCATCGAAGCGACCGCCATTACTGAAGAGGGAGGTATCGTCCCCGGTGCGTCGGTGGGCGCGACACCCGAGATTCTGCAGAGCGCGGAGAAGATCATTATCGAAGTCAACACTCGCATTCCTAACCTCGAGGGTCTGCATGATATCAACCAGAGCTTTTTGCCCCCTCACAGACAGCCTTAT ACCGTGTCATTGCGATTGTCGAGTCCAATCATCCCGATAACCGGCCAAAATTCTCCAGAG CCACGGAAAGCCGCGCGCGTCCTCTCACACTTGTGTACATCGGCGAAACACGAAAACCGACGCGTAGAACCGGCTGGATTGGGAGAGGCACTCGGCACAACCACCTACACAGTGCACGCGCTCGTTCAACTTGGATCGCGTGTCCAATTGGTCTCTGCGGCAGAGGGGTCAGGTTTGGGGGGCGGGAGTCGTGCACGACGCGAAgaaatggtggtggtggtgatgagcGCGTCAGGCGACATCGACGTGGTGTGA